A single window of Granulicella sibirica DNA harbors:
- the pyk gene encoding pyruvate kinase, with the protein MSTFSTEENLAVFNRTRRAKIVATLGPSCSTIGVFRDLVRAGLDVARLNFSHGSHAQKSELIRMVRTVAKEERKPICILADLQGPKIRTGKLKDHQPVQLVAGKRLTITPREIAGTAEMVGTTFLTLAENLDPGARILLSDGLIELRVDRLSGMDVVCEIINGGTLGENKGINLPGIPVKVPSLTEKDEEDLIFALGENVDTIAVSFVRTAHDVRHVKARVAACNSDAWVIAKLEKPQAIEHLDSILEVADGIMVARGDLGVEVPPEKVPAIQKHIIRRAAEYRKPVITATQMLESMIENPRPTRAEVSDVANAIYDGTDSVMLSGETAAGKYPVHAVAMMATIVAETEEQIRIDPPSRKPRTHAAKLSVAETICECMAHSAQDLDLAAIAIFTETGSTARLLSKYRPEPPIFALSPFEKVINRSMMLWGTYPILCDRFRDTDKLVNMAELILEDLGFVQKRQVVGIVAGTRTRSGATNFMRLHMVGDRDTEEQKPEKSDKPKKSKGKKKA; encoded by the coding sequence CACGGAAGCCATGCGCAGAAGTCGGAGTTGATCCGCATGGTGCGGACGGTGGCGAAGGAGGAGCGTAAGCCCATCTGCATCCTCGCCGACCTGCAGGGCCCAAAGATTCGCACCGGCAAGCTGAAGGATCACCAGCCGGTGCAACTCGTGGCAGGCAAGCGGCTGACGATCACGCCGCGCGAGATCGCGGGGACTGCCGAGATGGTCGGAACAACGTTCCTGACGCTCGCGGAGAACCTCGATCCCGGCGCGCGCATCCTGCTTTCGGACGGGTTGATCGAGCTTCGCGTCGACCGCTTGAGCGGGATGGACGTGGTCTGCGAGATCATCAACGGCGGAACGCTCGGCGAGAACAAGGGCATCAATCTTCCGGGAATCCCGGTCAAGGTTCCTTCGCTGACCGAGAAGGATGAGGAAGACCTCATCTTCGCGCTCGGCGAGAACGTGGACACGATTGCAGTCTCCTTTGTCCGCACAGCGCACGATGTACGGCACGTGAAGGCGCGCGTCGCGGCCTGCAACTCCGACGCGTGGGTGATCGCGAAGCTCGAAAAGCCTCAGGCGATCGAGCATCTCGACAGCATCCTCGAGGTCGCGGATGGCATCATGGTCGCGCGCGGCGATCTCGGCGTGGAAGTTCCGCCCGAGAAGGTTCCGGCGATCCAGAAGCACATCATCCGGCGCGCTGCCGAGTATCGCAAGCCTGTGATCACGGCGACGCAGATGCTCGAATCGATGATCGAGAATCCGCGCCCGACGCGCGCCGAGGTTTCGGACGTTGCGAACGCGATCTACGACGGAACGGATTCGGTTATGCTCTCGGGCGAGACCGCCGCAGGCAAGTATCCGGTTCATGCTGTCGCGATGATGGCGACGATCGTGGCCGAGACGGAAGAGCAGATCCGCATCGACCCTCCGTCGCGCAAGCCGCGCACTCACGCGGCCAAGCTTTCCGTGGCGGAGACGATCTGCGAGTGCATGGCGCATTCGGCTCAGGATCTCGATCTGGCTGCGATTGCGATCTTTACCGAAACGGGAAGCACAGCGCGCCTGCTTTCGAAGTACCGGCCTGAGCCTCCGATCTTTGCTCTCTCACCGTTCGAGAAGGTCATCAACCGCTCGATGATGCTCTGGGGAACCTATCCGATCCTGTGCGACCGCTTTCGCGATACCGACAAGCTCGTCAACATGGCCGAGTTGATCCTCGAAGATCTCGGCTTCGTGCAGAAGCGGCAGGTCGTCGGAATCGTTGCGGGAACGCGAACCCGTTCCGGCGCGACCAACTTCATGCGTCTGCACATGGTTGGGGATCGCGATACCGAAGAACAAAAACCGGAGAAGTCAGACAAACCGAAGAAGAGCAAAGGTAAGAAGAAGGCCTAG
- a CDS encoding type II toxin-antitoxin system VapC family toxin produces the protein MRLLLDSNVLLWAIYSRAHLTEQVKTLLADEENELCVSHATLWKLLSKIGRSKLLLAGTSVHDAMSKVQDLGVTFLPIDEDLILAAASLPHHNSDPFDRMLIAQAVAEKLPVLTADGQFSLFDVSVIW, from the coding sequence GTGAGGCTTCTGCTCGATTCGAACGTTCTCCTATGGGCAATCTACTCGCGCGCTCATCTCACCGAACAAGTGAAGACCCTGCTCGCCGACGAAGAAAACGAACTCTGCGTCAGCCATGCAACGCTGTGGAAGCTGCTCAGCAAAATCGGCCGAAGCAAGCTACTTCTCGCTGGGACTTCCGTTCATGACGCGATGAGCAAAGTTCAAGACTTGGGCGTGACCTTCCTCCCCATCGATGAAGACCTCATTCTCGCTGCTGCGTCGCTTCCGCATCACAACAGCGACCCCTTCGATCGAATGCTCATCGCTCAGGCGGTGGCTGAGAAACTCCCAGTGCTCACCGCCGACGGACAATTCAGCCTTTTTGACGTCTCAGTCATCTGGTGA
- a CDS encoding type II toxin-antitoxin system RelE/ParE family toxin: MVFSAKFDAEFEALPTEVQDEFFAQAKWIEEFGPKAGRPRVDTLKGSRYANMKELIFAADDGVWRVAFAFDPKRMAIVLVAGDKSGVSQRKFYQRLIDKVDERYGRHLERLRLTDQEKRKGRP, encoded by the coding sequence GTGGTCTTCAGCGCTAAGTTCGATGCTGAGTTTGAGGCGCTGCCTACGGAAGTGCAAGATGAGTTCTTCGCGCAGGCGAAGTGGATCGAAGAGTTTGGACCGAAGGCTGGACGGCCTCGCGTCGATACCCTCAAGGGTTCGCGGTACGCCAACATGAAGGAACTGATCTTCGCGGCGGACGATGGAGTCTGGCGCGTTGCTTTTGCCTTCGATCCAAAGCGCATGGCGATCGTGCTTGTGGCCGGAGACAAGTCTGGAGTGAGCCAAAGGAAGTTCTACCAGCGCCTCATCGACAAAGTGGATGAACGGTACGGGAGGCACCTTGAGCGGCTGCGACTGACTGATCAGGAGAAGAGAAAGGGGAGACCATGA
- a CDS encoding helix-turn-helix domain-containing protein: MKTLQEKLNVLPKERREKIEKRAALLIAEEMTMRELRKARKITQAEMAKTLGVKQEQVSRIEKRTDLHLSTLRRSVEAMGGRLSLVVEFPNGAPVVVSGLTNSKI, translated from the coding sequence ATGAAAACCTTGCAGGAGAAGTTGAACGTGCTTCCGAAGGAACGGCGCGAGAAGATCGAAAAGCGGGCCGCGCTGCTTATCGCCGAAGAGATGACGATGCGTGAGTTGCGCAAGGCGCGGAAGATTACTCAGGCCGAGATGGCGAAGACACTTGGGGTGAAGCAGGAGCAGGTGTCGCGGATTGAGAAGCGGACGGATTTGCACTTGTCTACTTTGCGGCGGTCGGTTGAGGCTATGGGTGGGCGGCTTTCACTTGTTGTGGAGTTTCCGAATGGTGCGCCGGTGGTGGTGTCGGGACTCACGAATTCGAAAATTTGA
- the rpoC gene encoding DNA-directed RNA polymerase subunit beta': MFRSSPFELTGPIADFDAIKIQLASPEKIRSWSHGEVTKPETINYRTFKPERDGLFCARIFGPITDWECLCGKYKRMKHRGVICDKCGVEVTLSKVRRERLGHIELASPCSHVWFFKGLPSRIGHLLDISLRELEAVLYFESYVVVDPGDAPVKEREVIKDETKFRELDQQYRPSGFKAMMGAEAIKELLKRVEIQELSVELRERMKTETSLQKKLKYSKRLKIVEAFRKSDNLPQWMILDVIPVIPPELRPLVPLDGGRFATSDLNDLYRRVINRNNRLKKLMDLHAPEVIVRNEKRMLQEAVDALFDNGRRGRVLRGANNRPLKSLSDTLKGKQGRFRQNLLGKRVDYSGRSVIVVGPELKLHQCGLPKKMALELFKPFIYHRLEQTGHCTTIKQAKEMVEMQEPIVWDILEEVIKDHPVLLNRAPTLHRLGIQAFEPVLVEGKAIKIHPLVCTAFNADFDGDQMAVHIPLSPEAQIEASVLMLASHNILSPASGQPITVPTQDLVLGLYYLTKAKVGAKGEGRVFANIEEVFMALEAKAVETLTPIRLRYTGQVLDMTTAYDDQDLTHTEPVEFAKQFISTTVGRAILNDSLPEGMPYVNGLLKKKGIGQLINYLYLNLGLETTVKALDRIKDLGFRYATKSGLSVGLDDMVIPDSKYTVVSDAEKQVINVQQQYLDGAITNGERNNKVIQLWSSVTERVADEMFSNMKKADKEGAMNPIYIMADSGARGSKQQIRQLSGMRGLMAKPSGEIIETPITANFREGLTVLQYFISTHGARKGLADTALKTADSGYLTRRLVDVAQDVIISDYDCGTVEGIYVMPIIEAGETIEPLRDRIIGRVSLEKLKDFEGKTIVDINQEIDEDRASAVQAAGIEKVKIRSVLTCESKRGCCILCYGRNLGSGKMVEMGEAVGVIAAQSIGEPGTQLTMRTFHIGGTASRVSDASHLEAKNAGSVRFINLVTVRAKSGDLVAMNRNGSIAIIDDKGREKERYAIVYGAKLKVEDGAQVVQGGVLGEWDPYTFSVLTEIAGTVQFKDLQEGVTLNEEVDEVTGLSRLVVADSSDEKRQPAIIIKSAQGNKRYLMPSRAHLMVVDGDELYPGDVLAKIPRETTRTKDITGGLPRVVELFEARKPRDPAIISKIDGVVRFGEVSKGQRKVYVTADNGQEEEYSVPRGVYVNVQEGERLRAGDALIDGPRNPHDILEVLGDRALQMYLVNEIQEVYRLQGVTISDKHIETIVRQMLRWVKVEEVGDTTFLVDQQTDRFRFNAENQRVLMSGGRPAIGRALLLGITKASLSTDSFISAASFQETTRVLTEASINGSIDTLRGLKENVIVGRLIPAGTGMEYYRNVQLSPELEEAAAQVQQEVTAAIEAEERELEQMRMEGEQEELAAE, from the coding sequence ATGTTTCGCTCCAGCCCCTTTGAACTGACCGGCCCTATCGCCGACTTCGACGCCATCAAGATTCAGCTCGCCAGCCCCGAGAAGATTCGCAGCTGGTCGCATGGCGAAGTGACCAAGCCTGAAACCATCAACTACCGTACCTTCAAGCCCGAACGCGATGGCCTCTTCTGCGCCCGCATCTTCGGACCCATCACTGACTGGGAGTGCCTCTGCGGCAAGTACAAGCGCATGAAGCACCGCGGCGTCATCTGCGACAAGTGCGGCGTCGAAGTCACCCTCTCGAAGGTCCGCCGCGAGCGCCTCGGACACATCGAGCTCGCCAGCCCCTGCTCGCACGTCTGGTTCTTCAAGGGCCTCCCGTCGCGTATCGGTCACCTGCTCGACATCTCGCTGCGTGAGCTTGAAGCCGTCCTCTACTTCGAGTCGTACGTCGTCGTCGATCCAGGCGACGCGCCCGTCAAGGAGCGCGAGGTCATCAAGGACGAGACCAAGTTCCGTGAGCTCGACCAGCAGTACCGCCCCTCCGGCTTCAAGGCCATGATGGGCGCGGAAGCGATCAAGGAACTGCTCAAGCGCGTCGAGATCCAGGAGCTTTCGGTCGAACTGCGCGAGCGCATGAAGACCGAGACCTCGCTCCAGAAGAAGCTCAAGTACTCGAAGCGCCTGAAGATCGTCGAGGCCTTCCGCAAGTCCGACAACCTGCCCCAGTGGATGATCCTCGATGTGATCCCGGTCATCCCGCCGGAACTTCGTCCGCTTGTTCCGCTCGACGGCGGCCGCTTCGCCACGTCCGATCTCAACGACCTCTACCGTCGCGTGATCAACCGTAACAACCGCCTCAAGAAGCTCATGGACCTCCACGCTCCTGAGGTCATCGTCCGTAACGAGAAGCGCATGCTGCAGGAAGCCGTCGACGCTCTGTTCGACAACGGCCGCCGTGGCCGCGTTCTCCGTGGCGCGAACAACCGTCCGCTCAAGTCGCTCTCCGACACCCTCAAGGGCAAGCAGGGCCGCTTCCGTCAGAACCTCCTCGGCAAGCGCGTCGATTACTCCGGCCGTTCGGTCATCGTCGTCGGTCCCGAGCTGAAGCTGCACCAGTGCGGTCTTCCCAAGAAGATGGCGCTCGAGCTCTTCAAGCCCTTTATCTATCACCGCCTCGAGCAGACCGGGCACTGCACGACCATCAAGCAGGCGAAGGAAATGGTCGAGATGCAGGAGCCCATCGTCTGGGACATCCTCGAAGAGGTCATCAAGGATCACCCTGTCCTGCTGAACCGCGCCCCGACGCTCCACCGCCTTGGCATCCAGGCGTTTGAGCCGGTGCTCGTCGAAGGCAAGGCGATCAAGATCCATCCGCTCGTCTGCACCGCCTTCAACGCCGACTTCGATGGCGATCAGATGGCCGTACACATTCCGCTCTCGCCCGAAGCGCAGATCGAAGCCTCGGTCCTGATGCTCGCGTCGCACAATATCCTCTCGCCCGCGTCCGGTCAGCCGATCACGGTGCCGACGCAGGATCTCGTCCTCGGCCTCTACTACCTCACGAAGGCCAAGGTCGGAGCCAAGGGTGAAGGACGCGTCTTCGCCAACATCGAAGAGGTCTTCATGGCTCTCGAAGCGAAGGCTGTCGAGACCCTGACCCCGATTCGTCTGCGCTACACCGGTCAGGTTCTTGACATGACCACCGCGTACGACGATCAGGACCTCACCCACACCGAGCCAGTCGAGTTCGCGAAGCAGTTCATCTCGACGACCGTCGGCCGCGCCATCCTGAACGACTCCCTCCCCGAGGGCATGCCGTACGTCAACGGCCTGCTCAAGAAGAAGGGCATCGGCCAACTCATCAACTACCTCTACCTGAACCTCGGTCTCGAGACCACGGTGAAGGCGCTCGATCGCATCAAGGATCTCGGCTTCCGCTATGCCACCAAGTCCGGCCTCTCGGTCGGCCTCGATGACATGGTCATTCCGGATTCGAAGTACACCGTCGTCTCCGACGCCGAGAAGCAGGTCATCAACGTCCAGCAGCAGTACCTTGACGGTGCCATCACCAACGGTGAGCGCAACAACAAGGTCATCCAGCTCTGGTCGAGCGTCACCGAGCGCGTCGCCGACGAGATGTTCTCGAACATGAAGAAGGCGGACAAGGAAGGAGCCATGAACCCGATCTACATCATGGCCGACTCCGGTGCGCGTGGTTCGAAACAGCAGATTCGTCAGCTCTCCGGTATGCGCGGACTGATGGCGAAGCCCTCCGGTGAAATCATCGAAACCCCCATCACGGCGAACTTCCGTGAAGGCCTCACCGTCCTCCAGTACTTCATCTCGACTCACGGTGCCCGTAAGGGGCTTGCGGATACGGCGCTCAAGACCGCCGACTCCGGATACCTCACGCGCCGCCTCGTCGACGTGGCCCAGGACGTCATCATCTCCGACTACGACTGCGGCACCGTCGAAGGCATCTACGTCATGCCCATCATCGAAGCCGGCGAGACCATCGAGCCCCTCCGCGACCGTATCATCGGCCGCGTGTCGCTCGAGAAGCTCAAGGACTTCGAAGGCAAGACGATCGTCGATATCAACCAGGAGATCGACGAGGATCGCGCCTCTGCCGTCCAGGCAGCCGGTATCGAGAAGGTGAAGATCCGTTCGGTGCTCACCTGCGAGTCCAAGCGTGGATGCTGCATCCTCTGCTACGGCCGTAACCTCGGCTCCGGCAAGATGGTCGAGATGGGCGAAGCGGTCGGAGTCATCGCCGCGCAGTCCATCGGCGAGCCCGGAACCCAGCTCACCATGCGTACCTTCCACATCGGCGGAACGGCATCGCGCGTCTCCGACGCCTCGCACCTCGAGGCCAAGAACGCCGGCTCCGTTCGCTTCATCAACCTCGTCACGGTTCGCGCCAAGTCGGGCGACCTGGTCGCGATGAACCGCAACGGTTCCATCGCCATCATCGATGACAAGGGCCGCGAGAAGGAGCGTTACGCGATCGTCTACGGCGCCAAGCTCAAGGTCGAAGACGGAGCCCAGGTCGTTCAGGGCGGAGTTCTCGGCGAGTGGGATCCCTACACGTTCTCGGTTCTCACCGAGATCGCCGGCACCGTCCAGTTCAAGGACCTGCAGGAAGGCGTCACGCTCAACGAGGAAGTCGACGAAGTCACCGGTCTGTCCCGCCTCGTCGTCGCCGATTCGAGCGACGAAAAGCGCCAGCCCGCAATCATCATCAAGAGCGCCCAGGGCAACAAGCGTTACCTGATGCCAAGCCGCGCTCACTTGATGGTTGTCGACGGAGACGAGCTCTACCCCGGCGACGTCCTCGCCAAGATCCCGCGCGAGACCACCCGCACCAAGGACATCACCGGCGGTCTGCCGCGTGTCGTCGAGTTGTTCGAGGCCCGCAAGCCCCGCGACCCGGCGATCATCTCGAAGATCGATGGCGTCGTCCGCTTCGGCGAAGTCTCCAAGGGTCAGCGCAAGGTCTACGTCACGGCGGACAACGGGCAGGAAGAAGAGTACTCGGTGCCCCGCGGTGTGTACGTCAACGTGCAGGAAGGCGAACGCCTCCGTGCCGGTGATGCGCTCATCGACGGACCCCGCAACCCGCACGACATTCTTGAAGTTCTCGGCGACCGCGCACTCCAGATGTACCTGGTCAACGAGATTCAGGAAGTCTATCGATTGCAGGGTGTGACCATCTCGGATAAGCACATCGAGACGATCGTTCGGCAGATGCTCCGCTGGGTCAAGGTCGAAGAGGTGGGTGACACCACGTTCCTCGTCGACCAGCAGACGGACCGCTTCCGCTTCAACGCCGAGAACCAGCGCGTTCTCATGTCGGGCGGACGCCCGGCGATCGGCCGCGCTCTCCTCCTCGGCATCACCAAGGCGTCGCTCTCGACCGACAGCTTCATCTCGGCCGCCAGCTTCCAGGAGACCACCCGCGTCCTCACCGAGGCTTCGATCAACGGATCGATCGATACCCTCCGCGGCCTCAAGGAAAACGTCATCGTCGGCCGCCTGATCCCCGCCGGAACCGGTATGGAGTACTACCGCAACGTCCAGCTCTCCCCCGAGCTCGAAGAAGCGGCAGCCCAGGTCCAGCAGGAAGTCACCGCAGCCATCGAAGCCGAAGAGCGCGAGCTCGAGCAGATGCGCATGGAAGGCGAACAGGAAGAACTCGCCGCCGAATAA